One Engraulis encrasicolus isolate BLACKSEA-1 chromosome 4, IST_EnEncr_1.0, whole genome shotgun sequence genomic window, CTAGGTAAAAAACCTAGAGGGAGACGTACAAACAGAACAGAAATTTGGAAAACAGAAATTAGTCAAGGGTAATAAATACAAAATGTTCATGTGCAAATGTAGCCTAAGCAATGTGCAAATAAGCAGGTAATAAATAATTtatcaaaaataaacaatttatcaAAAATAGACTCTGCAACACCATTACTCTACAAACCCAGACTATAAATACAAGTTATAATGATTTTAAGACAGTTATAAATAAGATTGTCCATAAATAAACATTGAGTTTTTGTCCATAAGAACCCACACTATAAAGTGCCAAATGCACGCAAGTCTCGGAGCCAAGCCATTTCTGCAATATAAACATCAAAACGCAGAAGTCAGACATTACTTCTGCCAGGGCTATTTACCTTACAACTACAAAGAGAAGGATTTGCAACAGTGAAAGAAATGCTAcatatttacacaaacacacctggAGCACAACTGAACACATTATGGTTTGCTACAACCGCTACCAAGGAAGAAATAAAACAGCGCTTACCGGCTTCCCCTCGACTATCAGACGTGGTTTTGCACAGTGGTTCACAAGTATTGCAAACAAGCAAACCAACCTGCGTGTGCAACCAGGCTGTGCCTTTTCAAACTGAACCTAGCCAGTTGATTAGGCACCTGTGCACTAGGTTTGCCGCTCGAACCAAATTACTTGAAACGAGCGCAGCTGACACTGATCAGCTGCCTCACGCTTCTACTATGTAGACGCGTTCCTCACCAATCAGCCAATTAGTGCTTGCTGTGCTCTaacaccttttttccccccatgttTTTTACTATTTTTTCCCCGTGCGTTTCTTACCAGTGGAATTAAGaattaaaatttaaaacaaaCAGCCGCAGACCCGGTctgacgcgacacacacacacacacacacacacacacacagattgaactTAATTTAGTCTCTGCCCTCTTCCCACCAACAAATTACAAAGCCTGCAACTTATTTTGAGTCATATTACCTTGAACTGACATGGGATTCCGAAATTTGTACATGAAATAGCTAATAGAAAAGACTCATTCTCTAGCAAAGCCTGTAGTCTTGTTTAAAAAGTTCAGCGCTACCTTGGTTAGTTTAACCAAACAGGTAGAGGTGTGTGGGTTGCTACCCAATCACAGAGTAGGTGCACTATTTCGTTGGCATTTTGGAGGATGTTGAGGGAGGGACAGGAAGTCTAAAATTGGGAATTACTTGCATTTAGTGGATGCAGCTTTAGCTATTTTCAACTTCGGgggttctgataattcatgtacaacttccaaaatcccggAATCGAGACTTGACTTATGTCAACAGGGAAACTTGCAAACGGTTGCTTTGAAGAACTACACAAGCGATCAGAGAGCGCACCGCCGCTTTCtgatggacagaaacacacacgcaccacgaaccaaccaaccagcaaacacacaacaaactcaggcgatcacataacctccttggcggaggtaatgaaaatGTGTTTAAGTCTACAATAGAGTTGCCACATGACTCCTCCTTGCAAGCCATTAAACAACAATTGCTTCAGCAAGTTTCAGGACGGAGaagatcaggggtgagtttctcaaaagccttattagcctgttagcaactttggtagttgccaatgggaaaatgcattgaaaacaacaaagtagctaatgtagtaagcaactttggttttgagaaattcgccccagacctgtgtgtgtactttgtgtgtgcacacacacacacacacacacacacacacacacggacacacggacacacacacacggacacacacacacacacacagcttagaaAGCACCTAGGTATGTCTATCCTTCACACATACTGTGATACCTACAATATCATCGTCTCATCAAGAAATGACATTCCTATCTCTGTCTTATTCTTCATAGGGAATTCCAACGCTTGTCAACAGACATGACATTTTCAAGGATGTGAGAGCAAAAGTTCAACAGGTGAAGCTTTTACAGTTGCTTTTTAACAACAGTCTTGCAGCAAGACAAATTGCAACACTTCAAATTAATAGTAATTTGTTTAAGTCAAATCACtgattaacctgtgtgtgtgtgtgtgtgtgtgtgtgtgtgtgtgtgtgtgtgtgtgtgtgtgtgtgtgtgtgtgtgtgtgtgtgtgtgtgtgtcctcaggagCCGTTACCCTCCCTGACAGTGTCCTCGATGACGGGGTTACTAGGGGACTTCAGCGAGGTGTGTGAGGCCCTGGAGGCTGTGGAACTCTCGCTCGGTTTCCTAGCAACCACCCCCGCCGACCCTCACATGCAGCTGGGCACCTACCTACAGGacacactgtatgtatgtgtgcctgcacacacactcaaggtaactcacacacacacacacatatactgttgGTACATGcagcagcttagttttcaagactttattctgtgcacacgactctgaagaaggtgtagcaacaacgaaacgttagtcgggtgtgtgcacaaaataaagtcttgaaaactaagctgcagtgtgctccagcctctcctttccagtgatgtttttcccactgtgatgcacctgcaagctgagggatgatgtgtagagtcccaattctaccATATAGGCACATACTCAGGCGTCTACCTTCTGAATACACAGCAGATAGGAGATCAGCGGCATACAAACTCAAAataacacatgcgcacatgcacatatagacacgtacacacacacacacacacacacgcgcacacacacacacaccacacacacacacacacacacaaacacaacacacacacacacacacacacacacacacacacacacacacacacacacacacacacacacacacacacacacacacacacacacacacacacaaacacacacacacacacacacacacacacacacacacacacacagagttggcaTGTTACCCAAGTTCTGTGCTCTATCTGTGTATGTCAGGCCCTGAGCAGGTGCAGTCTGAAGCATGCTGTGGCTCTATGGCAGCTCCTCTCCTCACTCAAGTCAGAGGGCATGCTACACCTCAAGAGGGTAGGTAAAGAAAGGGGGCGGGAGAgggcatgtatgtgtttgtatttatgaATATACTTTGTACAATACATTCAGATTACCCTGTGATTCAGTGTCGTTGTGTGTGATTTGATCAAAACtcatgttgtgtgtgctgtgcaggacCCATTTGTGGGCGTCTCTGATGAGTACAAGCAGCCATTGGGTGAGGAGCAACGCAAACAGTTGATTGGCTTTCTGGTTAAGGGCGGGGCCAGAGGCTTTACACTGGAGATGCACGAGTTCCTGCAGCTGAAATTGAAGGGCCTCAGAGATGAAGACATCTTCAGGCCAgactgggggtgtgtgtgtgcgtgcatgcgtgcgtccgtctctgtgtctttgtgtgaaatTGCAGATACAATGCAGTAAACTTGGTGCCCATAAAAAAGACCTCCAAATTGTCAATGACAAAAAATTGAAAGGTATGATACACTCCCGGATATAGACTTTTACAGGCTTTTTAACCCTGGGCATATTGTCTCCATACTCTATTGCAAAGAGGCTGTGTATTGTATTGAAAACCATGCATTTAACCCTCCGTGATTAAGTATAAGGCTATACGTACAACCCATTATGATGTTAACCATGTGTATAACCCAGTGTGTACTGTGTGATTCTCTATAGGCTGAGGGATGACACCTTGTTGCCATACATCGAGGAGAAGGGCATGGACCCTTCCCCTGACGTAGAGCAGTTCTTCCCAGAGTCCATCCTGCTGTCCATCCTGCTGTCCCAGATTGTGGAAgcctggagagtgtgtgtggagtacCAAAAGGAACGCAACTACAAAtgagaaacacacatgcagaaacattcCACCAACGCTGCTTTCAGTCAGTGTGATGTCATGTCaagggtgtatgtttgtgtgtgcgtgcgtgcgtgcgtgcgtgcgtgcgtgcgtgcaacagTACAACTGACCACATTCACATGTCATGTTTCCCTGACAGCATACTTAAGGTGGTTTTAAGTGGTTTAAGTGGTTTTCAGATGATAGTCTGTCACTCTAATGATGACAAGATGGCTAGGCTCTACACCAGCTCAAACTGTTTGAGCATATTCCCACCCCAAATATGATGTCAGGACAATATGTCCGATGTGTTCATTTTGCACCACACAGGATACATCCATACTTACAAATGCACCTTCTGACCTCTGTTTTATGATTCAGTAAATCAATAAATAGATCAGGTTTGTCTTAATAAATACAGCAGGCTTGCTTACAATGGAGTACCATAAACAAACTTAAGCTTAAGggaagattgtttttttttgtcttccttcATTTCGTTTTTACCTTGATTGGTATTGACATAAGCAATCAAATCAGTTCCACGTATATAATGTGGGAAGATTGTTTTGAATGGGCTCAGGGACTTTGCTTGTCTTACTTTGTAACTTGCTTCCTATCGACTAAAGCAATCAAGTCCATCATACTGTGTGTGAAGAGATGATTATTTTATTGGACTCAGGgtctggtgttttttttattgtttctttgtttttgtttacttaaAAGGGTTATAATCATAATTTTATGGAGTTTGTGGCACTTGAAAATATTAAAGATACAATGAATTCAATCATTCCATGTAGCAGTAATATGCACCATTTCAACAGTAGAACGCCATGATACTACGCCATACTATTCCTGGAAAAAGCTTTACTACCATCTTGTCATTGGAGTAAACTTGTTGATGTCACAAATACTATAGACCTTGGTGCTTCAGAAGGTatgaaagaaaaggggggcgcaccttgcatcaatttttgtcttttttctttattttttgtgcaaaaaggtgcgccccccttttctttgattctaagtattcatttgggacagcacccttaaaagttatattaaccctgagtgaagcctgctacctacttgctTCAGAAGGTATCCCATATTACCACCAGATATTTCAACAGGGACTTAATATAAACCACAGACCCATATGCATCAGTACAATCATCAATCAATGTCATAAATCAATGATAACTGTGAAGGCTGTTTTGCCTTGTCCTGTGTTTGATCTGTTTTGATCTATTGATAATCACTGCCTATTGCTTAAGCTGTATGTACTTCAAGTTTAATAGATAGCAAATCCTTACTGCTTGCACTGTTTAGCTCCATCATAACTCCAGACTTCATCTTTTTTCATCATATGACCAAATTGTAACAGATAATTGCTTATGCACACCATGCAACACAATCTCAATAAAAACTATCTATGTGCCACAAAATGTCTTGAGATCTGCAGTCTCTTGGGATTGGTGTGGACTTTTGAGATGATCAGCTAAACCCAATCTGAGCACACTCCTATCATGCTCAGTCTGTGTCCAGTTGGTCAGCCAGTGAGTGCACTGAAAAAAACATTACAATGCCGCTTAAAACGTTAAAACTTGTGTTAACTCTCAACTTGAGTTTTATCTCATTTCAACTCATTACCTAAAGTTGAGTTGAAACACATTTTTCAGTTAGCAAATGGATTTTCATTTGTAAATATAACCAGCTTTAAATGTTTCATAGTATGTGAATTGACAAATTATCCTGTTATTAAAAGTCCATTTGTTTTGTCCCTTTTTGGTGGTGACTGACAACCTCTTTGACGCTTGTGAATGTGTGACCCAAATCCAGAAATCCAGACATCCAAGACAGACAAGTTTTGGAGTTGAATGATGTTTCTTTTTACTTTGTAAACGGTTTCAAAATTACAAATGAAATTAGGCTCCTTtagccattgaaaataaaataaaagacagactGGGTATTTCTTAAATGATTATCAAATTGCGCAGGTGAGTCACATCAAACGCCAAGCCAAGGTCAAAGACTCTGCGCTCCCAGTCAGCCACACCTCCACAGGTAGTCTCCCTAATTTATAGCATCTTTCGCCTGTAGGGGGCATAGTCTCACAAGTACAAAAAATAGCAAACATTAAGAAATTGCAAAATTCATTGAACTTAGGGAATGGCTCCTACAGTATGGGATATGCCAGATATGTGGAGCGTATAAAAGATGGAAGCAGTGAGGGTGGATTGGACTGATTAACTGAACAGCTGATAATCTCAGCCTAATCGCACAGCACACTGAACTGACTAGGTGTGTGAAATGTGCAATAGTAATGTAAACTTGACTGGCATGTCTCTGCTATGAAATGCCAATCTGAATGTAGCCACGCAtggtcatggccgtaactaccattgcggacacagaggtcatgtcctctgtattttgttaaataatgtaaaatttatctctgatgaaaatcgatatatgatcaacaatgataaatccAGTTTGTATTCGCCACCCCCGTTTATCCTCAGGCCAGTGAttgatgaaaacaaacttaagagtttgccTGAAGTCGTGTTTGAAGCGTTCTATaaccttggtatttgaaaatgtctggttaaggCCCTGTGTATGGATAGTGAGTCTAACTCTTGTGTCTGTGTTGAGCCTGTCGAATGTGTGGCTTGGCATAGGAGCTGGGTCATTGGAGGATGGTCTCATCCCAATGTGCATGTACTTATGGTGAGTCAGTACGTAAATGCTCTATCTCAGCGGTGGCGAATGTTTTCTGCTTTAATGATCTATGTTGTGACCAGCAATAATATGATGAATTGTGAGTGAGCCAGTGGTGCAATGTTTATTTGTGCGCGACGTCACATCCTTTGTGTGCCAGCCtgatgcatcatcatcatcatgtattTGATTAGCATATTCATGACAACTGTGTTGGCCTAAAACAACCGCTTCTGCCTCAAGTCAGACAACAAAATCTGCAGGCAAAGCTCCCCAAATGAAAGCCTCATTCCCCAACAAGAGCAATAGCTAAGATAAATCATTACAATTGCTACTAAGTAATTATCAGGTTGAGAGCCAGCACTATTTTCGGAATGTTGCCGTTACGTACGCAGCCTACTTACGAAGGAAGCCAGCATTCTAAAAAATTATTTGACATTTTTTGTAGAGCCACAGCTTATTACTGTATGTGATTGGGCCTCTGAAACATGCAATGGCTCGTTTGAAAAGTGAGGCTTTAACATCTTCGTGGGTGAAAACCGTGCATCTCTAAGTGCCTCCATAGATCCAGGCAGCCgcagctcacgtggttggctgccagtgtcttgccccttttcacaacaccgtgtttataaacaagacaaaaaaacatatattGCTTTTGTGAAACATGCTCTGTTGCAGAATAGGTACATTCGATTTTGTGCATCgtatgcatgcgcatgcacacagcaatgcattctggatgaaaatgttgcatgatgtttAGAAATCTTGTCAGACTtcaaggtgcaccgtgtaatatttgcTTCTCTGTCTTATGCTTCTCTCAGAGTGGtgggcaaatgtgaaagcaaccgacagcatcagttgaaactaatgtgcgggaaattaacgcagatttgacaaacaacctgtagcctacgttggggatgctgccatccatcatccattgaagtatcatgtttgcgcaggagagcggtgctttttacaagcggtgcctattttacaattatccctcacacaacaatgcaacaacacgaagaagcctaatggctaggacaagagattgttttgttctcataatatcactaagagttttacccttggcacgaaatgaatgcttatcggacgtctaaattagactaatgtcagcgtggtgctgatagaCAGCGCACCATTTCAAACTCGTCAATCTGTTCACGTTCGGTTTAAATCCGacagaaaacttggatgcagaaaatgaacagcgatttgacgagacagctgcaggttagatattgccggcccatcactaaagcattttggatgatctgcgcattgcacagcctatggttacctgactgacaccgactaccaataagctctgtgagtgcaATGGAATTGCGTCGCGGACCCAGGCGGCAATactaaccacacggggtaggcgcaaagaaaggaaaatgaaAACGTTGAGTAGGCCTAAGCTATCTGCGCAATTTTAATTGTTAGTGAAAATTAtattggattggggggggggttataatctttcatagggcccaaaattcctggcggtgCCCCTGACTGAGATTACGACATTATGAAATGTACTTATTTCCAATACCAACATACCAACACGGTGAGGTAGGATACATTATGAAGACAGCAGGGAGTGTGCGCCTCAGGCCACTGACAACACAGAGAGCTATAAACTTGCCAGACATCAACTGTAGACATGTGGCGGGCTGTGCCATTTATCAATGCtatcaagtctcactctttgagcATGTGAGACACGCATCTGAACGACTTAACACTCTCACAGACCACACGTGGTATTTCACACTGTAGTTACAGTATGATAACTTCTCCAATCGGCACACATTAATTCCTTCTACCTATCCACAGATGCGTCAGCAATCGGAAACAGCGATTCTGTGTCCAGACCAGTTaccacgctattcagccaatcagaaaatagattgttcTGTTGCcgggcagatcagagcagtggatcagagtttcatccaacAGCGTGTGCAGCAGAGAGTGAACTGGAAAATGTACGTATCACGAGTAGGCGAACTGGAGACGCTGGGgccaggaccatcaggtgataaTATAGGTCTCTAATATAGGTTAATATAAGTCTCGTATTAGTTAGGCTACTAGTTTTACTCCTATATTTCCAGCCCACTATGTAGACAGGGGCGTTAAAAGAGAGCAAAATGGTTAATAACACTGTTGCTAGCTGGGACTGTGTGTTTCTCAGTCGATCCTTATTCATTCTTCCCTCTCAAAAATCTGGCAATTTCCTAAAATCCTAGAACTACATCTCTTTATTTAATGATTAGACCACATAAGGTGCAGTGCATCCTCAGGTTTTCCATCTGTGCTTTTATGTACCGTACATCGCTTTCTCTGATGCAATGAATGCATTGTTTTGCTCACAAAACATGATTGAAACTATGCGTGACTTGCTTATTataacatttgtttttgtttacaggCAAGTGTAGGCGATGGGCCAAGAATCATATCTCGTCAGttccaaatttcaactgatttgatgtgacccggttgtctttctttttttctgaagaaaatgttgattttattacaatattctaagaATGCaaattcctcaattcatgttttttttaactgaaatgcCAAAAGTGTAaatataaacaaatgaatgattggaatagttcaaaatgtgggcaatgcatctacaagccatgaaggttaaacattattgatggaattatggaaataactCAACTTTTTcttgatattctaattatatggccaggaacTGTATCTGGCCATGGTAAATGTGAGCAGCACAGCCAGAACGATCAATATATTTGGAGTGGAGAAAccgatactgtactgtatatcaagaTGGTGAACATGTGATTTACCAAACCTGACACCAATTATATTCACCAATTGGTTTCCTTTATTCAGCACTTTTCTCCGTATGACTGCCGAATAACTGTGATGCACTGTGATAATGTGCATCTATTCTACAGCATAGTCATTTACCTATTTTTGTTTCACtgtaatattgtttttttgtcttcatgAGGTTTAATATTCATCACATTGAATAATGTATAAAATGATATATTGAATGATGTATAAAAGCCCAACTGTTACACAAATGCGGTTGACCTAGAACTTGAATGATTGCAGTGTTTGCTGTCTAGACAGTCTCCAGTAGAAGTATGTCATAGATAATTATTGACTAAAAGACAGTGGGGCATGCCTGTCATTGCTGTTTAGATTGTCTGCATAAAAATGTATGGGGCGCATAGCACCATGAGAAAAACATCGGGCCACTCAAAATACTATAATATATTTGCATAGGCCTATCTGGGAATGTAATTGAATAATTATGATGAATTACTTTGGCTTATGAGAAGCTAAGTAAACTCAAAAACTATACCAATGCAACACCtcagtcagtaccatcaaaatgcaAAATGCAAGTAGCAACTCACAGATCAGAAATCACAGAAATTGCTGGAGCTGTTTAGCAGTCCTGGTCGTTACATTTGACCTATTTTTCCTTTTGTACTTCAGCTCTAGGAAGTACAGTATACTACACTGGAGACAACATTTCACCAAAGAGAGCCTACAGATCCTATCCAACGACTTCACATGAAAAAGTTTGCTTTTTGGGGAAAATACTATTATGCGATTGAGATAAATCAGTTACAAAGTCTCTAATTAAACttaatttttcattaaaaaaagaaaagtgccACAACAAATTGTAATTCAACATAATAATTAAAGAGGATAAGATCACATTTCCTGTAATCTCACAAGATAATCTCTTAAATCATCTGGCCTGAGTGGAAGGCAGTTTTCTCTATATGTAATTTGAGTGAAGAATAGGTGTGTAACATAAATTGACCACTTGAAAAGGGCGAGAATGTCTTGTTAAAATGCAACCGGTTTAATCATAATCTGGAGATGTGGTACATACTAAGGCTGTGCGAATGCATATcatacacactaaacacacacacacactaatcacacACTAATCTACTAATACATTCATTTTATAGAAGGATGACTGGTGGCAATTGATAAAAAAACTGCATtgcattgaaaaatgaaaaattaaaatgaaaaatgcATTCATGTCATGTGAAATCTTCAATTCTTCACAGATTTTCGGTGACATTGAAGGAGGCGTCATATGTTGTCATAGCCCCTATGGTTAAGaaggaaataaaaataaaataaatattatcTTGTCAGttctattattaataataattaactttTACAGCCACAAGGGTCTGTGACACAAGTTCACTTACAGTACTCGTCATTCACCACATATTCCTGGCCTCTATTCATCTTCCGCAGTATACACACTGCGATGGGAACCAGCAATAGCATCAGTCCAAGTATTGCTCCACAGTAGAAGACAATAGGGTGTGCAGAGGTGACAGAGGTGTGTATCCATTCCATCCAAGTCAGctctaagagaaaaaaaaacattaggcctatataaactgAAATTAAACGAGTAAAATAATAAAAGTGGATAGACGCAAATCAATGTCTAATTTCAACCTACATGTACACTCAGATGACATGTATGAAATTTAAGCATGCACTCGGTGCAACATGTATGAAATTTAAGCATGCACTCAGTGCAACATGTATGAGCTTCAATGTCATTGTACGTACTATAAGGCATACGGTATATGCTAGAAATCTTTAAAGTATTCTATCCTGCTTTCTATTAATATGTATTGTTCTACCTCGTACAGACATGCTAAGTTCATCTGTTCTTGTTGAGGTGAAGAGACGACCTGTCAAAGTAACCTCATAGAGGCAGCTGTAGTTTGCCTCGTGGGTGAAGTCAGCCGCAGGAAAGAAGAAAGAGGCCGAGTTATTGACAGCCAGCTCAGTCCGGATCTCATCAGAGCCATCAGAGACGAGGTGGAAAGAGCCTCCTGGGTACTGTGACTGGATGGAGCAGACGATGGAGAAGCTTTGATCCCGGGGGGCCTCTGGGCCATGTCTACCCCATGGAAGCTCTCCATCTGGGCCACTGACAGAGATGGCGGGCTGTGGCAGGGGCACTGGAGGATGAGAAAAATCTCGGATTTTTAAAGGATCACTAGGTAGGATTttctaattaattaattaattaattaattaatttttgtGGTCTCAAAAAGACAGACAAGCATGCAGGCGGACACCACAAAAATGGCAGATAATATACAGacatgtagatcagtgtttcttaactggtgggttggGACTCAAAAGTGGGTCACTGAGAGGTCCTGGGTGGGTGATGTGAGCAGTGAtgtaaaaaatgtatttattcagcCATTctttgtcagtcacaaaattgaaAAAAGATGTAGTATTGAattgactgtggtgtgtgtgtgcggtattgACTGTGGTGTCGAAGAAAGACTGATACATGGCTAATACTTCTTTCCCCTAGTTGATAgacatattttatattttgtaactATACCGTACAGTGCAAATGCTGATGCAtctatctaataattcaagaaagttctactgtatctgtgtctctgtgaccTGCGTAACTCCCGCAGAACTGCACCAAAACATTTCAAACTTGGAGGGTGGCTTGGCAGTGGTACAACGGATTGCAGTGCAAAGTTTCACGCCGTTTGGACATAAAATAGTGAAGATATGAACATTGTCATGGAATCAGCAGTGCACCCAACATTGAATCCCCTGACAGAAATCTTACCTCTTTTTCGCGACGTCACAATGTTAAAGACAGCAGTTTTGTTTAAACCAGAACGAAACTAGACAGGGtgtcagggccggttttaagcataggccggctaggcggtcgcctagggcgcaatgtgaagaaggagcgccgaaatggcgctctccgatgcgtaattttgcgatatgtagattttttatgaagtcgcaatcaacaaagcgtggcgaaagcgctcctcacggcaaaacgcccctcagccaatagtaatatcgctttcaactgtctctgggaagtctgtgaaccaataaacagacagttctgagaaagggggcgggacgagtgacagcgtgcgatctattttgaatttggagactc contains:
- the LOC134447955 gene encoding uncharacterized protein LOC134447955, with protein sequence MSCSISTQYLGGTFTLQQLSGSYRETKAASGSSADFTIRQVDFVHEGSYYCQYQTRVSGRDFTSSHSDSVTFSVDVPLPQPAISVSGPDGELPWGRHGPEAPRDQSFSIVCSIQSQYPGGSFHLVSDGSDEIRTELAVNNSASFFFPAADFTHEANYSCLYEVTLTGRLFTSTRTDELSMSVRELTWMEWIHTSVTSAHPIVFYCGAILGLMLLLVPIAVCILRKMNRGQEYVVNDEYWAMTTYDASFNVTENL